The sequence below is a genomic window from Cucumis melo cultivar AY chromosome 5, USDA_Cmelo_AY_1.0, whole genome shotgun sequence.
CTGATCATTTCCATTCAAAGGCCCTGCAAATGGATCGTTTCCAAACCCCAATTCATCAAATCCACGATTTTCATTCTGTGAGCTCAATGTTGCCGTTTCTGCTCTGAAAGTTGGAGCTACGCTATTCTCAGCTCGGAATGTTGGACCCATTTCCTTCTCTGCTTTGAATGTTGGTGGAGCTGTGAATAAATCGTCTGAATCTTGAAGGAATGGGTTCTTGTAATGGTGCTGCGGTGAAAAGGGTTTTGCAAACAGGTCGTCGCCGATGGAAGGGGAGAAGAAATCCGGCCATTCTTTCGGCGAGGCCGTCGCGGATTCCGCCAGAACGAGCTCCCAATCACCGAATCTCATACTCGGAGCAACCCCAAATTGGGATTCTTCTTCAAATGGCATTCCGTTCTCTTCAAAGAATGCGAAATTCGGAGACAGATTCGATTCATTTGCGAAATCTCCCAACCGGGATTGCTTCTCCGATTGATAATCGGAATACCCTTCACCGTCTTGCTCGACGGAATTCGCAGGGCTTGTCCAGCTTCCGGTAGCGCTCATAATATCCCCCACAGAGTTGAAATCCGATCCCCTCTCGGAATTCTTATCCGAAGATTCCGATTGTTCGAGATCGTCAGTGAGTTTCGTCATCGGTACGGAGAGAATCGCCTGTGGCGGTGATCGGTTGCCATGACAGGGGAACGAAGCTTGATCTTTCAAAAATTCCTGCAATGTCTCAATCAATTCATCGGAAGGCTGTTGAACACTCGGATATTCAGAAGTTCTTCCAACCCCAATACTCTTACACAAATCATAAAACGAACCCAGTTCCTCAAATTGCTTGGCCGCTTTAACACAAGCTTGAAACGCATTAACACACGACTGATACTGCAAATGGAAGAAGCTATCTAAAAGAAGCGCAAGCCCATCGGAGATATCTCTGTATAAATCAAAGCTCTCTTGAACAACAGCGTGAAGAGAATGTTGAACTAATCGATTCCCCTTGGCGGGTCCGGTGGGTCTAGTAGCAATTGCTCTGTCCAACAATTTCTGCCAATAAGTAATTCGATCAATCAACATCGCGGGTTTCATATCACGAATAGGCTCGTTAATCCGTCGGGTAGTCGCATGGTAACTCTCTGTTTTACGTTGAGTGAATCGTTTCTGAAGTTTCCCAGTTAAGAAACAATCTAAACGTTCATCAAGATAGAGAGCAAAAGTTCGAACAAACGCAGTATAGTCCCAAGGGCTTGAATTGGAATCATCTCTGAAATTGGAGAGGTTGAGG
It includes:
- the LOC103491352 gene encoding clathrin coat assembly protein AP180, translated to MPSKLRKALYAVKDQTSIGLAKVSSSAGGPNATSLEVAVLKATTHDDVPLDHRYVNEILTLISANKSHAAACAHSIAKRITKTRNWTVALKSLNLVLKIFQDGDPYFPREVLHAMKRGAKILNLSNFRDDSNSSPWDYTAFVRTFALYLDERLDCFLTGKLQKRFTQRKTESYHATTRRINEPIRDMKPAMLIDRITYWQKLLDRAIATRPTGPAKGNRLVQHSLHAVVQESFDLYRDISDGLALLLDSFFHLQYQSCVNAFQACVKAAKQFEELGSFYDLCKSIGVGRTSEYPSVQQPSDELIETLQEFLKDQASFPCHGNRSPPQAILSVPMTKLTDDLEQSESSDKNSERGSDFNSVGDIMSATGSWTSPANSVEQDGEGYSDYQSEKQSRLGDFANESNLSPNFAFFEENGMPFEEESQFGVAPSMRFGDWELVLAESATASPKEWPDFFSPSIGDDLFAKPFSPQHHYKNPFLQDSDDLFTAPPTFKAEKEMGPTFRAENSVAPTFRAETATLSSQNENRGFDELGFGNDPFAGPLNGNDQSFDEESLLQQQKLWKEQQNKIIAKHTL